The following proteins are co-located in the Lacticaseibacillus paracasei subsp. paracasei genome:
- a CDS encoding pilin N-terminal domain-containing protein, whose protein sequence is MTKSFRPLVILTFCLALLVSLATTTLQQTQAATVPTTVDVVLHKLLFKDTLPTQQANNGTTKPDFSQADVPLNGVTFTVYDVTADFWQLVSKNGGAIEAAQTTLSQDSYQPASSSLIAQVVTAGQGEAYFGDLPLRQGQHAAVYLFKETAAPKNIEASQNLVVVMSSNLQHGNQSRIDLFPKNKMVSRHSDAPKKVPKKTRQLLPQTGDTVAAWLSTLGLIIFATVLAFNMKKQKIDN, encoded by the coding sequence ATGACTAAATCCTTCCGTCCGTTAGTGATTTTGACCTTTTGCTTGGCACTACTAGTCAGTTTGGCAACGACAACGTTGCAGCAGACACAGGCGGCAACTGTGCCGACCACTGTTGATGTTGTGTTGCATAAGCTGTTGTTTAAAGATACCTTGCCAACTCAACAAGCAAATAACGGGACAACAAAACCCGACTTTTCGCAGGCAGATGTGCCGTTAAACGGTGTGACGTTCACAGTTTATGACGTGACCGCTGACTTTTGGCAGCTTGTCTCCAAAAATGGCGGTGCGATTGAAGCAGCACAAACGACGTTGAGTCAAGATAGCTATCAGCCTGCTAGCTCCAGCCTTATCGCACAGGTTGTGACGGCTGGTCAGGGAGAAGCGTACTTTGGCGATTTACCACTCCGACAGGGGCAGCATGCTGCGGTTTATCTTTTTAAAGAAACGGCGGCACCTAAGAATATTGAAGCCAGTCAGAATCTTGTGGTTGTCATGTCAAGCAACCTTCAACATGGGAATCAATCACGCATTGATTTATTTCCTAAGAACAAAATGGTAAGTCGTCACAGCGACGCCCCAAAAAAAGTTCCAAAGAAAACACGTCAATTGTTGCCACAAACGGGTGATACAGTTGCAGCTTGGCTTTCAACGCTCGGGTTGATAATTTTCGCGACAGTACTTGCTTTTAACATGAAAAAACAAAAAATTGATAATTAG